GCCCAGAAACTCCTGAGCGTGAGCCTCGAAGGCGCCGTGGGCTGAGAGCATCGGGCAAATTGAATTTGGAGCCAGTACTTATGGGATCAGTCAATGCAGTGGAGATCGAACCCCCCGTCACGATGACAGAGGCGGCGGTTAGGCATGTCAGGAAGCAGATCGAGAAACGCGGGTCCGGTATCGGCGTGCGTCTCGGCATTAAGAAGATGGGTTGCTCCGGGTTCGGATACCAGATCGATTTTATCGACGAGGCCGCCGAAGACGATCGTGTCTACCCGGTTGCCGAGGGTTTGTCGGTGTATGTCGGTCTGGATGCCTTGCCCTACGTCAAGGGTACGCGGCTCGACTATGCACGCGAGGGGCTGAATTCAACGTTCAAGTTCATCAACCCCAATGTGCAGGATACCTGTGGTTGCGGGGAGAGTTTCAGCGTATAGCGCGCGATTGCAGAGTGCTTGCGTTGAGTTGTTTATGACTGCCAGGGCTTACGCCCGAAATGCCGGAATCAGATGGCGCCGGACAAGACGTTTGGAGACGATCCAGAAATGCTGACTATCAAGGACCTTCGGGTCAACGTCGAAGGAAAGGAGATCCTCAAGGGGATCGATCTCGAGGTGAACGCGGGCGAGGTGCACGCGATCATGGGACCAAACGGTTCGGGCAAGAGCACGCTCGCGCATGTGCTGGCCGGACGACCCGGGTACGAAGTGGTGAGTGGCGAAGTCACCCTGGACGGAGATGACCTGCTGGACAAGGAGCCCGAGGAGCGCGCCTGCGATGGTGTCTTTCTGGCCTTTCAGTACCCGGTCGAGGTGCCGGGTGTCAACAACACCTATTTTCTCAAGACCGCGCTCAACGCCATCCGTAAATCCCGCGGACAGGAAGAACTCGACGCCATGGATTTCCTGCAACTCGCCCGGGAGAAGGCGAAGCTTGTCAACATGGACGAGGGCTTGCTGAAGCGTTCCGTCAACGAGGGGTTCTCCGGCGGTGAGAAGAAGCGCAACGAGATATTCCAGATGGCGGTGCTCGAGCCCAGACTGGCGATCATGGACGAGACGGATTCCGGTCTGGACATCGACGCCCTGCGAATCGTCTCCGAGGGGGTCAACGGGCTGCGCAGGGAAGACCGCGCGATCATCGTCGTGACACACTATCAGCGGCTGCTGGACTACATCGTGCCCGACTTCGTTCACGTCCTGTCGGGCGGGCGCATCGTGAAGTCCGGAGACCGGGGGCTGGCGCTGGAACTCGAGGAACAGGGCTACGGCTGGATCGACAAGGTGGTAAGCGCATGAGTGCAGTCATGCCCATGGAGAACCACTACGCCGACAGCTTTAGCGCCGTTCGCGAATCGTTGCCGGGCGCCGGGTTGCCCTGGCTGGACGATCTGCGGGCCGCGGCGATGGATCGCTACGCCACCATCGGCCTGCCGACGACGCGTCAGGAAGACTGGAAGTACACCAATGTGCGCGCGATCGCGAAGCATTCCTTCCAGCCTTCCCTGGCGTTCTGCACCGGGCTGATGGAAGACGACCTCGGGGACGCGCTGATGGGAGATCTCGAGGCCCATCGTTTGACCTTTCTCAATGGACGCTATTCACCCCAGCTCAGCCGTCCGGGAAAACTTCCGGAGGGTGTGGAGATTTACAGCATATCGTCGGCCTTGCAGGATATGCCCGAGGTGCTGGAGCCTCTGCTCGCGAAGCAGGCGGACGGGTCGGCAAACGGCTTTGCCGCCTTGAACCTGGCGTTCTTTACCGACGGGGCGCTCGTACGCCTGGAGGAGGGCGCCCGACTGGAGCGGCCGATCCAGCTCGTTTATCTCACAACGGCGCATGGCGATCCCGAGACGCACAACTTGCGAAATCTCATCGTTGCGGGAGCGGGCTCGCAGGCCACCATCATCGAGCACTACCTCAGTATCGGCGGCCCGGTTTATCTCAATAACGTGGTGACCGAAGCGGTACTGTCGGCGGATGCCGACCTCGAGCACTACAAGCTCCAGCAGGAGAGTCTCAAGGGGTTCCACGTCTCGACCCTTCAGGCGCTTCAGGCACGCGACAGCCGGCTGGTGTCCCACTCGGCATCCGTCGGCGCCAGTCTGGCCCGCCATGACATCAACGCCGTGCTCGACGCCGAGGGTGCGGAGTGCAGCCTCAACGGGCTTTACATAACTGGCGGGCGGCAGCATGTGGATTACCACACGCGAGTCGACCACAAAAAGCCCGAGGGAGTGAGCCGGGAGTATTACAAGGGCGTACTGTCAGGCAAGTCGCGCGCGGTATTCAACGGCAAGGTCCACGTGCATCAGGACGCCCAGAAAACGGATGCGGAACAGAGTAACAGAAACCTGCTGCTGTCCCGGGATGCGGAGGTCGACACCAAGCCGGAACTCGAGATCTATGCGGACGACGTCAAGTGTAGTCACGGGGCGACCATCGGACAGCTCGACGAGGAAAGCGTGTTCTACCTGCGATCCCGCGGTATCCCGCAACCCGTGGCGCGCGGTATGCTGACCTACGGATTCGCGCACGATATCGTCGAGCGGATGGGGCTCGAGCCGGTCAGGCGTCTGATCGAGAATATCCTGGCAAGCAAACTGCCGCATGTGGACCCATCGGGAGTTGGATAATGGCGGCGTTTGCCGAAGTGGTGGAAACAGAGCAGCCGGAAACCATCCTGGATGTCACGGCTATCCGGCGTGATTTTCCCATCCTGCACCAGCGGGTTCGCGGTGGGCCGCTGGCCTATCTGGACAACGGCGCCACCACGCAGAAGCCGATCCAGGTCATCGATGCCGTTTCGTCCTACTACTCTCGGGACAATGCCAACGTGCATCGCGGTGTTCACGAGCTGAGCCAGCGCGCCACCGACGCCTACGAAGGGGCACGGGAGAAGGTCCGCGAATTCATCAATGCCGCTGACGCCCGTGAAATTGTCTTCGTCCGCGGTACGACCGAGGCAATCAACCTGGTGGCGCAAAGCTTTGCGCGCCCGAGGATGAAGCCGGGTGACGAAATCATCGTCACGGAGATGGAACACCACTCGAACATCGTACCCTGGCAGATGGTGGTGCAGCAGACAGGCGCGGTGATCCGGGTCGCGACTGTCACGGACAGTGGCGAGGTGGATCCCGGGGTCTTCGAATCCCTGTTCAACGACCGCACGCGATTGCTTGCGGTGACCCACATCTCCAACGCGCTGGGTACCGTCAACCCGATACGTGAGATGATCCGGACCGCACGCCAGTACGACACGACCGTTGTGATCGATGGCGCCCAGGCTGTGGCGCACGGTACGGTCGATGTCCGGGAGCTGGATTGCGACTTCTATGCCTTTTCGGGGCACAAGCTCTACGGACCCACCGGGATCGGCGTGCTTTACGGCAAGATGGAACATCTGGAGTCCATGGAACCGTATCAGGGCGGTGGTGAGATGATCCTCATGGTCACTTTCGAAAACGCCACCTATGCGAAGCCGCCGGCGCGCTTCGAGGCAGGGACCCCGAATATCGCCGGGGCCATCGGGCTCGCGGCTGCGATCGACTACGTCAGGGGACATGGCCTGGCGGCGATTCGCGCCCATGAACAGGAACTGCTCGATTACGCCCAGGAGCGTGCCGCGGCCATCGACGGGCTTCGCATCATCGGCACTGCGGCGGAGAAGGGCGCGATCCTTTCCTTCGTCTTCGATCAAGTTCATGCGCACGACGTCGGTACCATCATGGACAGCGAGGGACTCGCGGTCCGGGCGGGACATCTGTGCGCGATGCCGGTGATGAAACGGTTCGGAATCGCCGCGACGACACGTGCGTCGTTCGGGATTTACAACACGCGGGAAGAGGTGGATCGCCTGATTGGGGGGATGCACAAGGTGCTGGAGGTCATGGGAAGATGAACGACTTGCGTGAACTCTACGAGGAGGTAATCCTCGATCACAACCGCAATCCGCGCAACTACCCGAAGAAGCCCGAGGATTGCAACCACACGGCGCACGGGTTCAATCCTCTGTGCGGGGACGAGTTCCAGATTCATCTCACCGTTGACGACGGTGTGATCAAGGACGTCGGTTTCGAAGGGGCGGGTTGCGCCATTTCCACCGCTTCGGCCTCGCTGATGACCGAGGCCATCAAGGGCAAGCCCGTGGCGGATGCCGAGGCGCTGTTCGAGGAGGTGCACCGGGCGCTGACGGAAGAAAAGCAGGTCGGCGACCCGCAGGACCTGCTCGGCAAACTCACCGTTCTGACCGGCGTTAAGGAGTACCCCATGCGGGTCAAGTGCGCGACACTCGCCTGGCACACGATGCTCGCTGCACTCAAAAATCGACCGGACGTCGTGACGACCGAGTAAGCGGTTCCTGACTGAAACCTACAGAACGCCATGACTGCAATGAGAAACTGGCTACACAAAACCCATGAAGACGAGCAGCAGACTGCTGTTGACACGAGCGGGATCGAACAGCGCATCGTGGATGTGCTGAAGACGATCTACGATCCCGAGATCCCGGTCAATATCTACGATCTCGGGCTGATCTATCGCATCGAGGTGGATGACAAGGGTGAGGTTTCTCTCGACATGACACTCACCTCCCCCGGGTGCCCGGTCGCACAGACGTTTCCCGGTATGGTCGAGGGATCGATCCGGCAGGTGGAAGGGGTGACGGCGGCGACCGTCAATCTGGTCTGGGACCCGCCATGGCGCATGGACACCCTGTCCGACGAGGTCAAGTTACAATTGGGCCTGCTATAGACCATATCGTTCACTCACCAACCCCGATTTTTTCCTGCAGGGAGTGTCTGTGTCTGACTGGATCGAAGTGGCCCACAACGAGGAGTTCCCGCCCGGCACTTGGCAGGTCGTGGAATACGAGGACATGGTGATCGCGGTATTCAATATCGACGGCGAGTTCTACGCCATCGAGGACATCTGCACCCACGACGGCGAGACCCTGACGGGCGGGGACCTCGAGGGTAACGAGGTCATCTGCCCTCGGCACGGCGCTCGCTTCGACGTCACCTCCGGAGAGGCCCTGACCGCCCCTGCCTACGAGGACCTGACGACCTTCGAGGTCAGGGTCGACGACGGTATGGTCATGGTCAATCCCGAGTCGGACGATTAGGGATTACGGATTCCAAGGAGCGTATCCCCCGGTCCCCGCGCACCTCCTCTCAGGCACCATGTTGTCATCGATCAGGTAGCCGCGGGCGAGCTGCACGTACGAATCCACGGATTCGGCGGCCCAGGCCGCATCACGCCCCAGTTCCCCCGCCATGAGTTCCGCTACCCGCGGCGCGATGTCGATGCTGGCCCGGGCATCAAGCAGCAGGGCACGGGTCCGACGGGCCAGTACGTCCTCCACGCTCCTGGCCATCTCGTAGCGGGCGGCCCAGACGACTTCGGCGCCAGTGTAGGGCAGCCTGTCGGATAAGGGCTGGGCCAGATCGGGGCGGTCCCTGCCGATGGCCCGGATCCCTTCCGCGTCACTCCCGTAGACGTCCATGGGCGAGATTCCCGCGGTCGGTGTGCCAGTGCAGCCATGGATTCTGAGTTTCTGCGTGACGCAGGCACGATGTTCCAGCAGGGCCACGAGCTGGGCGTGGTCGATGGTGTCCTCCGTCATCTTGCGATAGGTGGTCCACTTGCCCCCCGCCACGGAGACAAGGCCGGAGTCGGAGACCAGGATGGTGTGATCGCGGGACAGTGCGGCGGTGGATGACCCCTCCCCGGACCTGACCAGGGGCCTCAACCCCGCAAAGACGCTGAGGACGTCGGTTCGGGTCGGGGGATGTTCCAGATACTGCGATGCCTTGTCCAGTATGAAGGCGATTTCTTCCTCCAGCGGGCGGGGTTCGATGTCGATCTTTTCCGTCGGGGTGTCGGTGGTACCGAGAATGACGCGGTCGTGCCACGGCACTGCAAAAAGGATACGGCCGTCGGAGGTGACCCCCTCTTGACCCCCTGACCGCTGCTGTTGGAGAGAAGGACCAGCCGTTCTTGGCGGCATCTAAAGGTAATGCTAGTATTACCGCATTACCCTTTTAGAGCGCCATGCCTATGACCACGGATACCGCCAGGCTGACAACGAAATACCAGGCCACCATTCCCGCCCGGGTACGCCAGGCACTAGACCTGAAGGCGGGCGAAGTTATCGCCTTTGAGATCGAGAACGGCGTGGTTCGGCTGCGCAAGGCCACACCGATCGATCTGGCCTTCTCCGGCGCTCTGGAAGATATTCTGGAGGAGTGGAACTCCAAGGCTGACGACGAGGCCTATCGTGACCTTTGAGACATTCGATGTAGTCGTTGTGCCATTCCCCTTCACTGACCA
This window of the Gammaproteobacteria bacterium genome carries:
- a CDS encoding iron-sulfur cluster assembly accessory protein, whose translation is MGSVNAVEIEPPVTMTEAAVRHVRKQIEKRGSGIGVRLGIKKMGCSGFGYQIDFIDEAAEDDRVYPVAEGLSVYVGLDALPYVKGTRLDYAREGLNSTFKFINPNVQDTCGCGESFSV
- the sufC gene encoding Fe-S cluster assembly ATPase SufC, with product MLTIKDLRVNVEGKEILKGIDLEVNAGEVHAIMGPNGSGKSTLAHVLAGRPGYEVVSGEVTLDGDDLLDKEPEERACDGVFLAFQYPVEVPGVNNTYFLKTALNAIRKSRGQEELDAMDFLQLAREKAKLVNMDEGLLKRSVNEGFSGGEKKRNEIFQMAVLEPRLAIMDETDSGLDIDALRIVSEGVNGLRREDRAIIVVTHYQRLLDYIVPDFVHVLSGGRIVKSGDRGLALELEEQGYGWIDKVVSA
- the sufD gene encoding Fe-S cluster assembly protein SufD, with amino-acid sequence MSAVMPMENHYADSFSAVRESLPGAGLPWLDDLRAAAMDRYATIGLPTTRQEDWKYTNVRAIAKHSFQPSLAFCTGLMEDDLGDALMGDLEAHRLTFLNGRYSPQLSRPGKLPEGVEIYSISSALQDMPEVLEPLLAKQADGSANGFAALNLAFFTDGALVRLEEGARLERPIQLVYLTTAHGDPETHNLRNLIVAGAGSQATIIEHYLSIGGPVYLNNVVTEAVLSADADLEHYKLQQESLKGFHVSTLQALQARDSRLVSHSASVGASLARHDINAVLDAEGAECSLNGLYITGGRQHVDYHTRVDHKKPEGVSREYYKGVLSGKSRAVFNGKVHVHQDAQKTDAEQSNRNLLLSRDAEVDTKPELEIYADDVKCSHGATIGQLDEESVFYLRSRGIPQPVARGMLTYGFAHDIVERMGLEPVRRLIENILASKLPHVDPSGVG
- a CDS encoding cysteine desulfurase, whose product is MDVTAIRRDFPILHQRVRGGPLAYLDNGATTQKPIQVIDAVSSYYSRDNANVHRGVHELSQRATDAYEGAREKVREFINAADAREIVFVRGTTEAINLVAQSFARPRMKPGDEIIVTEMEHHSNIVPWQMVVQQTGAVIRVATVTDSGEVDPGVFESLFNDRTRLLAVTHISNALGTVNPIREMIRTARQYDTTVVIDGAQAVAHGTVDVRELDCDFYAFSGHKLYGPTGIGVLYGKMEHLESMEPYQGGGEMILMVTFENATYAKPPARFEAGTPNIAGAIGLAAAIDYVRGHGLAAIRAHEQELLDYAQERAAAIDGLRIIGTAAEKGAILSFVFDQVHAHDVGTIMDSEGLAVRAGHLCAMPVMKRFGIAATTRASFGIYNTREEVDRLIGGMHKVLEVMGR
- a CDS encoding SUF system NifU family Fe-S cluster assembly protein, with the protein product MNDLRELYEEVILDHNRNPRNYPKKPEDCNHTAHGFNPLCGDEFQIHLTVDDGVIKDVGFEGAGCAISTASASLMTEAIKGKPVADAEALFEEVHRALTEEKQVGDPQDLLGKLTVLTGVKEYPMRVKCATLAWHTMLAALKNRPDVVTTE
- a CDS encoding SUF system Fe-S cluster assembly protein; the protein is MTAMRNWLHKTHEDEQQTAVDTSGIEQRIVDVLKTIYDPEIPVNIYDLGLIYRIEVDDKGEVSLDMTLTSPGCPVAQTFPGMVEGSIRQVEGVTAATVNLVWDPPWRMDTLSDEVKLQLGLL
- a CDS encoding non-heme iron oxygenase ferredoxin subunit — translated: MSDWIEVAHNEEFPPGTWQVVEYEDMVIAVFNIDGEFYAIEDICTHDGETLTGGDLEGNEVICPRHGARFDVTSGEALTAPAYEDLTTFEVRVDDGMVMVNPESDD
- a CDS encoding FAD-dependent oxidoreductase, whose translation is MPPRTAGPSLQQQRSGGQEGVTSDGRILFAVPWHDRVILGTTDTPTEKIDIEPRPLEEEIAFILDKASQYLEHPPTRTDVLSVFAGLRPLVRSGEGSSTAALSRDHTILVSDSGLVSVAGGKWTTYRKMTEDTIDHAQLVALLEHRACVTQKLRIHGCTGTPTAGISPMDVYGSDAEGIRAIGRDRPDLAQPLSDRLPYTGAEVVWAARYEMARSVEDVLARRTRALLLDARASIDIAPRVAELMAGELGRDAAWAAESVDSYVQLARGYLIDDNMVPERRCAGTGGYAPWNP
- a CDS encoding AbrB/MazE/SpoVT family DNA-binding domain-containing protein, whose amino-acid sequence is MTTDTARLTTKYQATIPARVRQALDLKAGEVIAFEIENGVVRLRKATPIDLAFSGALEDILEEWNSKADDEAYRDL